The stretch of DNA CCAGCGCCACGAAGGAAGGCGGCAATCCAAGCAGGAGAAGCTGATCCAGCGAGCCATCTTCCAACTCGGAGCCGAACAGCCGGTCCAGCGGCAGCAAGGTCGCCAGCAAGGCGCAAACCCATACGATGCCGGGTGCCATGCGGCGCAGCAATTCCGGAGAGGGGCCAAGCGCGAGCGGAAACAGGCTGCCGCATAATAAAAAGAACAGCAAAGCCGCCAGCGTGTCCGCGCCATGCCGTAGGGCCAAGCGCATTTCACGGCCGATCAGCGCCGTCATGGCCGAGCCGATCATAGCATGATCTCCGTTTCCAAAGCGGGTAGGGTCAGATGTCGAGGGTTGGGCAGAGGAAGATCGACATGCGTGGTCGCCAAAATCATCCCGCCTGCCGCACGGTGCTGGGCCAGAATGATGCCCAGCCGTTCGATCGCGGCGGCGTCCAACCCGAGGCTCGGTTCATCCAACAGCCAAAGCGGCGCGGCTTGTAGAAGAACGCGTGCGATGGCGGCACGGCGTTTTTGTCCCGCCGAAAGGAGGCGCGCTGGGAGTTCGGCAAGCGGCAAGAGATCGACGCGTTCGAGCGCTTCTTCTAGATCGGTGCCGCCGAGGCGCGCGGTGATGGCCAAATTCTCCACCAAGCTCAGGCCGGGCTTGAGCGCATCTTGATGGCCGAGATAGGCAAGGCGCAGAGCATGGGCAGTGCGGTCTTGCGAAACCGGTTGCCCATCCCAAAGAATCTCTCCTGAATCGGGCTGGCGCAATCCGGCCAACGTGCGAAGCAACGTGGATTTGCCGGCGCCGTTAGGGCCGGTGAGAAGCATGGCTTCGCCGTTATGCAGATCGAAAGCGACGCCGTCCAACACCAGGCGCTCCCCGCGAATGACCGAGATGTCGCGTATTTGCAGGCGCGCATTCGGGCGGAGAGGAGCGTTCACCATGGATCTCTCGTGGCTTTCATTATCAAATCGTTCCGGCTCTGGGCGAGACGGGCGCGGGTCTGTATAGAGGGCGCGGGCCGACGGGGCCAGCGGATGAAAGATTAAGGAGAGGCCATGCGTGCGGTAGGACGAGACTCGTTGGGCGCGTTGCGCGACCTCAAGGTCGATGGACGCTGGTATCGTATGTTCTCTCTTTCTGAGGCGTCGAAGCGACTTGGGGATGTGACGCGTCTTCCGGTGAGCCTGAAGGTGCTGCTGGAGAATGTTCTGCGCTTTGAGGACGGGACGAGCTATCGCCCGGAGGACGCGCAGGCCATCGTGGACTGGCTGCCGCAGGGCCATTCCACGCAGGAGGTTCCGTTCAAGCCCGCGCGTATTCTGATGCAGGACTTCACCGGCGTTCCCGCCGTGGTGGATCTGGCGGCGATGCGCGACGGCATCATCGATCTCGGCGGCGATCCCGAGCGCGTCAACCCGCTCGTGCTGGTCGATCTGGTGATCGATCACTCGGTGATGGTCGACGTGGCCGGCACCAAGGACGCGCTGGAGCGCAACGTGGAGATCGAGTTCGAGCGCAACGGCGAGCGCTATGCGTTCCTGCGCTGGGGCCAGGGCGCGTTCGAGAATTTCCGCGTCGTGCCGCCGGGCGCGGGCATCTGCCATCAGGTCAATCTGGAATATCTCGCCCAGGCCGTCTGGACCGCCCATGTCGGCGGGCATGACTACGCCTACCCCGATACGCTCTACGGCACCGACAGCCACACCACCATGGTCAACGGCATGGGCGTGCTCGGCTGGGGCGTGGGCGGCATCGAGGCCGAGGCGGCCATGCTCGGCCAGCCCATCGCCATGCTGATCCCCGACGTGATCGGCGTGCGCCTGGAAGGCAAGCTTCCCGAGGGCGCGACCGCGACCGATCTGGTGCTGACCATCACCCAGATGCTGCGCGCCGAGGGCGTGGTCGGCAAGTTCGTGGAGTTCTTCGGCCCCGCGCTCGACCATCTGCCGGTGGCCGACCGCGCCACCATCGCCAACATGGCCCCGGAATACGGCGCGACCTGCGGCTTCTTCCCGGTCGATCAACTGACGCTGAACTATCTGCATCAGACCGGGCGTGACGAACACCGCATCCGCCTGACCGAAGCCTATCTGCGCGCGCAGGGCATGTTCCGCACCGCCGAGGCGCCCGAGCCGGTGTTCTCCAAGGTGCTTTCGCTCGATCTGAGCAGCATCGTGCCGTCCCTCGCCGGGCCGAAACGCCCGCAGGACCGCGTGGCGCTCACCGATGCGACGACGGCGTTCGAACGGGCGCTCACCGACGGCCTGGGCGTCAAGCCCGAGGACAAGGACAAGCGCGCCGCCGTGGCGGGCGCCGATTATCGGATCGGCCATGGCGACGTGGTGATCGCCGCCATCACTTCCTGCACCAACACCTCCAACCCGGCGGTGCTGGTGGCGGCGGGCCTGGTGGCCCGCAAGGCCCGCGCGCTGGGCTTAAAGCCCAAGCCCTGGGTCAAGACCTCGCTCGCGCCCGGCTCGCAGGTGGTGACGGATTATCTCGACCGCGCCGGCCTCTCCGCCGATCTGGACGCGCTGGGTTTCGAGACGGTGGGCTATGGCTGCACCACCTGTATCGGCAATTCCGGACCGCTGCCGCAGCCTTTGGTGGACGCCATCGAAGGCAATAGCCTGGTCGCTACCTCCGTGCTGTCGGGCAACCGCAACTTCGAAGGGCGCATTTCGCCCAACGTGCGCGCCAACTATCTCGCCAGCCCGCCGCTGGTGGTGGCCTATGCGCTGCTCGGCACGCTGCGTCAGGACATCACCACCGCTCCGCTCGGCCAGACGCCGGAGGGGCGCGACGTGTTCCTGCGCGATATCTGGCCCAGCAATCACGAGATCGCCGAACTGGTCGGCTCTTCGCTGACGCGCGAGAGCTTCCTGGAGCGCTACGGCAACATCACCCGCGGCACCAAGCAGTGGCAGGCGCTGGCGGTGGCCGACGAAGCGCGGACCTTCGATTGGTCTCCCAACTCGACCTATATCCAAAAGCCGCCCTATTTCGACGGCTTGACCAAGGAGCCGGGCGAGACGGGCGATATCGAGAACGCCCGCATCCTGGCGCTGCTGGGCGACAACATCACCACCGACCACATCTCACCGGCTGGGGCGATCAAGCCGAGTTCGCCGGCGGGCGAATATCTCAGCGAGCACCAGGTGGCGGTAAAGGACTTCAATTCCTATGGTTCGCGCCGTGGCAACGACCGGGTGATGGTGCGCGGCACCTTCGCCAACATCCGCATCCGCAACGAGATGCTGCCGGGCGTGGAAGGCGGCATGTCCAAGCATTTGCCCGACGGTCAGGTCGCCTCGATCTATGACGTCGCGCACCGCTATCAGGAAGAAGGCGTGCCGCTGGTGGTCATCGGCGGGCGCGAATACGGCATGGGCTCCTCGCGCGACTGGGCGGCCAAGGGCACCCGACTGCTCGGCATCAAGGCCGTCATCGCCGAGAGCTTCGAGCGCATCCACCGCTCCAACCTCGTGGGCATGGGCGTGCTGCCGCTCACCTTCCCCGAAGGCGTCAACCGGCAAACCCTCAAGCTCAACGGCACCGAAACCATCACGCTCTCAGGCCTCGAAAAAATTACACCGCGGATGAGAGTTCCGGTAACGATCGAACGCATCAACGGCGATCGGGAAACGCTTCATCTGATTTGCCGAATCGATACGCTGGACGAAGTCGCTTATTACCGGCATGGGGGTATTCTGCCTTATGTTCTGCGTGGGATGACTAAAACTGACTAACGACGCCGAGATCGTCCTCGACGCCCAATCAATCGCCAAGAGCTTCGACCGACATGTCGTGCTGCACGACATGTCGCTTTCGGTGGCGCGCGGCGAATTGGTGGCGATTATCGGCCCTTCCGGTTGTGGAAAATCGACGTTTCTGCGCTGCCTCAACCTTTTGGAAGTGCCCGATGCCGGAACGCTCCGTATCGAAGACGTTACCGTGGCGCGCGATCACCGAGGCGGTTGGTCGCGCGAGGATGAGCGACAAGCCCATTTTTTGCGCGCGCATGTCGGCATGGTGTTTCAATCGTTCAATCTGTTTCCGCACCGGACCGTGCTGGAAAACGTCATGCTCGCGCCGCGCACGGTGAAGCGAATAGCCGCGCAGGAGGCCGAGCGGACCGCGCGCGAACTTCTGGCGAAAGTGGGCCTGTCTCACGTGATGGAGCGTTATCCGCTCACGCTTTCCGGCGGGCAGCAGCAACGGGCGGCGATTGCGCGCGCCATGGCGATGAGACCTGCCGTTATGCTCTATGATGAGCCGACTTCGGCGCTCGATCCTGAATTGGCGGAAGAAGTGCTTCAGGTCATGCGCGCGCTTGACGATGAGGGTATGACGCAGATTGTCGTCACCCACGACATGCGCTTTGCCCGTGCCGCCTCGGACCGCGTGCTTTATGTGGAAGGCGGTCACATCATCGAAGAAGGGGACCCGGACCTCATGTTCGCCAATCCCCACGATGCAAAAACGCGCCGTTTCTTACGGACGCTCCTGTAATGCGCTGGCTGCTTCTTCTCTGGCTGTCTGTTTTCGCCATACCTCACGCTCAAGCTCAGGAAGTTCTGAACTGGGCTTCGGACGGCGAAGCGAACGTGCCTTACGTTTTTCACGATCCGGTCCAGCAATCTCGTCTTGAAGGTTTCGAATACGAGATCGTTCAGGAATTGGGGAATCGGCTACATATGACGCCGCATTTCATCCAGAACGATTGGGATGGTCTGGTCCCTGGCCTTCAACGCGGTATGTACCAGATGGTGATCGACGGCATCGAAATGACGCCGGAGCACCGCGAGGCCGTGCTGTTCTCACGTCCTTATTACGTTACGGGGGAGCGCATCATTCTCCGGCGCGATGAAACCGGGTTGGATACGGTCGAAGCGTTGCGTGGCCATACGGTCGGCACCATTAAGGACACGTTGGCCGAGCGGATACTCTCGCGCGAACCCAAAATCGCGATCAGATCCTACGAGGAAGAAACCAACGCTTTTTCCGACTTGCATAACGGGCGTTTGGACGCGATTTTGCTCGATGAGCCGATCGCCATGTATTACGGCGCTATCACGGATGAATTGAAGCTGGTCGGTGAGCCGATTGGGCGCACGCAATATGGCATTGCTTTCAAACCGGGCAATTACGCGTTGCGCGATAAGGTCGATCGGGCGCTGACCGCCATGATGGCCGATGGCACGTTGCAAACCATCTTGGCGCGCTGGAATCTCTGGACGCCGGAAATGGCGAAAATGACCGGTGATTTCTCTAAGCGCGATATCACGCCGATCGAATGGAATCACTATCGCCAAGCCATGGATCGCCATGGCGGGTGGTCGATTTTCTGGCGCTATATCGGCTTTCTGCCGCTTGTTCTGCACGGCGCTTGGATGACGCTCGCCGTTTCAGCCCTGGCCATGGTGCTGGCGGTTGGGCTCGGTTTGCTTCTCGCTTTGGCAAGGCATTACGGGCCGAAAGCTTTGGGCCTGTTGGCGGGCGTCTATATCGAGATCGTGCGTGGCACGCCACTGTTGATCCAGGTATTGTTTATTTTCTACGGCCTCCCGGCGCTTGGCATCCGGCTTTCTCCTTTTGTAGCGGGCGTATTGGCGCTTGGCCTGAATTATGCGGCTTACGAGGCGGAGAATTACCGTGCTGGGCTGCTTTCGGTTCCACGTGGGCAAATGGAAGCGGCGATTGCTCTGAACATGACACATGCTCAGGCACTGAGGCTCATTATCGTGCCGCAGGCGTTCCGTACCGTTGTGCCGGTCATGACGAACGATTTTATCTCGTTGCTTAAAGATTCGTCGTTGGTCAGCGTCATCACGTTGACGGAACTTAGCCAGACCTACGTTCGGCTTTCCTCGACATATTACGATTATATCGGTACCGGCCTAATCATCGGGGCAGCCTATCTACTGCTTGGGCTGCCGTTTGTGCGCCTTGCGCGTTATGCCGAGCGTCGCCTTGGCCGCGGCATGACGCGCACCGGTCATCACTGAAAACTAGAGGCGAGGCGCTGCCGGATCGACGCTCAAATCGAGCGGCGCAATTCCAGCGGGTAGGCCCGCCGTCAGGCCCGAACGAAGCACGCCGCTCCAATTCGCCATCCATTGTTGTGTCGCCAAGACAAAGCGTTGCGCTGCAGGAGCTTGCGTGACCGTGTTCTTTTCCCAGTAGGGCAAGGGCGCAAGAAGTTGGACCGTTCCGGGCTGGACGGGGGCCAGAAGCGTATCCACGCCTGCTGTCGTGACGCCGCCATCCTGAGCTTTCGCCGCGCGCACCCATGATGTGACGATAAAGACCGACGGCACTGGGAAACCCAGCGTATGGAGGCGCTCGAAGGCCATACGGATCAGATCGTCCGACGAAACGGTGCCGTTGTTGAGCGTCGCACGGCTGATGCGCCAACATTCCAGCACGCCGTTATTGCCTTCCGAAGCGATGTGAGAGGAGAAATTACGGTCGTCATGGCAGGGATTTTCAATCGCATCCACGCCCTGCGCTGGAAGCGGCTTGGCGTTGGTGCGTGCGATCATGACTCCAGTGACGATGCCGCGGTCGGTGCGCACCATGATATTGACCAGCATCGCGCCATCCGGGCCGATTTGCCCACTTAAAACCGGATGCCAAGTGCCAGCGGGGAGAGGCAGCGTATGGCCGCCAAACGGAATACCGCCGGTGAAGGAAGCGTTGATATCCGGCGCGCCGACCCGATCGGCCGAAAGCGGCTCGTTGTTATTGTTCCCCGCCTGATTCTGTCCATCCGGTGCGGTGGGAGGGTTTGGGCCGCCTTGCGAAGCGGGATGATGCGCCGTGCTGCCGGGTAGGCGGGAAAGCCAGGGCAGGAGATGCAGCAATCGCGGCGTTGGAAAAAACGCTGCCAGAACCAGAAAGAAAATGCAGCTATAGAGCGAAAAGCGCCAAAGCGGCGCGCGACGCCAAAGACGGGAAGCAGCGGACATGCGTAATAAAAAACCTGATTAGCGAGACATGCGCGCGCGCATCGACTCGGTGTCGTTGGCGACTTCTGCCGTGACGCCGCCTTCACCGGAAACGAGACGAACCATCTTGCCGCCGTTCTGACGCGCCGTGATCAGGCTTTCGCTCACCATGTCTTCGATCGAACGTACCAGATCGCGCGCAGAAGCGCCTGCGCCGAGTTTCTGCTGCCGCTGCATAACTTGGAACAGCAGCGCGGGATCGATTCCGCCCGGCTCCACGCGTAAGCCATAGCTGTCGATCATCGTCTCGATCTCCAGCGCCGCGACGCGGGCCAGATCGAGCCCAAGCAGGCGGCGGAATACGAAGATACGGTCCAGACGGTTCAGCACTTCCGGTGCGAAGCCAGCCTTACGCAGTGCTTCAGTCGATTCGGCGCGCATGCGATCGGGGTCATCAGCCAGACGATCGGCGATCTCGGTCAGTTCGTCCGTGGCGATGTTGGAGGTTAGCATGAAGATGGCGCGCGTGGTGGAGACCTGCGTGCCGGTCGATGCTTCGGTGATATGACCGTCGTTCCAGGCCGTTAGGAATTTCTTGAAGACATCGGGATGCGCCTTCTCGATTTCATCCAAGAGCACGACGGCATCCGGTTTTTCCTGAAGTCCACCGGTTAGTTTGCCGAACGTGTCCGACCCGACATAACCCTTGGGCGAGCCGAAAAGCTGCGTGGCGGCATGGGGGCTAGACATTTGCGTCATGTCGAAATGCAGCAAAGGGCGGTCCATCTGCCGTGCGATTTGTTTAGCGAGATAGGTTTTTCCCGTGCCGGGTGGCCCGGCGAACAGGAAAATGCCCACCGGCTTGCCGCGCACCTGCAAGGCGAGGCGGCGGCGCATCTGTTGCGCGATGTCCTCACACACCTGATCCTGGCCGATCACGCGGGCGCGAAGGGAGGCCGCCAGTTCATCGGCGTCGATGACGTTTTCTTTTTGCTCGCGCGCCATAAGCTCTTCGAGAGCGTTGCGGTTGGTCAGCCGGGCAAGAACGTCCATGATGAATCCCTTTCGGCGGCGCAGTCCTTTGCGTGCCAGCTTTTCGGCGCGTGTTTCGAATAAAAGACCGGAGACGGTCAGCAATGCGCCGATGCCAGCCAGTGGAAGATAGCTCGCTTCCGCCCATTGAAGAAAGTGTTCGATGGCGCCGAACGACAGATGCAAGGCTAGCGCGGCCTGCAAACTGGCGAGCACCAGAAACACCACCATCATGACCGGCATCAGCCGGTTGAGCATGGGCAAGAGAGCCTTCATTGTACGATAACGTCCAAGATGATCTGCTGAGCGAGAGAAGATAAGGTGGGCAGAACTTCCGGCCCGAGTGCCGTTAGCACGCCTGTCTGCAATCCTCCCGTGCGCGGTTGCGTTACGGGCGTCACCGTCACTTCGCCAGCATTGCGGATCGGAAGGAGCACGGACTGAAGTTTTCCGGTCAGCACAACTGTTTGAGTAATTCCGGCGGAGGAAATGCTGACCGCCTGCCCAACCTGCCCACTGGCGTCGGCGACGGGCATTTCCACAAGGCGTACGTCTCGCCGTTTCACCGCTGCGAGAATCTGCGCCCGTTGGTCCTGGCTGAACCGACTTTTCTGCAAGGCGCGCGCCGCATTTTCCGGCGCGATCATCGCGAATTGCGCCGCAGCATGGATGGCTTGGTGCGGCGCGGCGGGAGTTTGGTCGGCGATTTGCGCGCTTTGAGCGGGCGTCGTTTTATGATCGGAACCGTAAAAATTATGTGTGGCAAGCGCACCACTCGCCAATAACGCTGCGGCTGCGATGGCGAGCTTCACCCCCAGCGCGCCGCCAGGACGCGCATCGGATGCGCCTTCTTGGACGGAGTGAGGTGGCAGGCGTTGGAGTTCCGGGTCGGGCCTGTGCATCATTACATCTCAATGTGGCAGGCCGGAGCGATAAAGCGCAAGCTTTGCCAAAGGACAATATGTAAACAATCTTTTCACGAAAGCACTCATTAAAGAAAAGAAGGATTCCTCCCAGTTCCTTGAGATGGGCCGCTTCTTTACGAATGTGGAACATCAGAGAGCTTGCATAAGTCGGGATGATCGCCTACCTAGGCTTCATTCCTTTTCATCTTCCGCATTCTTCGGGGGGTGGCCTTGACGGGCCGCCTTTTTTGCTTTGGACACAGACATTCTTCATCTCAACGCTCTTGAAGCGCGCATCGTTGCCCAGATCGAGCCGAGTCTGGTCGATCTGGGTTACGATTTGGTGCGTTTGTCGGTGCTTGGTCGCGAAACCCCGACGATTCAGATCATGGCCGACCGTGCCGACGGTAGCCTGATCTCGGTTGAAGATTGCGAGCAGATCAGCCATGCCGTTGGCGCCATCCTGGACGTGGACGATCCGATTCCAGGCGCCTGGACGCTTGAAGTCTCCTCTGCGGGAATCGACCGTCCTCTAACGCGCGCCAAGGATTGGGAGCGTTTCGCGGGCCATCTGGCCAAGGCGGAAGTCGATCTGCCGATCAGCGGGCGCAAGCGTTTTTCCGGTATCGTGCTCGGTTTGCGCGATGGCGCGGCGCTGATGCGTCTCGATGATGGCGGCGAGGTTTCTCTTCCGTTGACGGAAGTGCGGAAGGCGCGTTTGGTGCTGACCGATGCGCTGATCGAAGCGAGCGCCGCTATGATGGGTATCGCGGGTGAAACCGAAGAAGAAGAGCAGCCCGCGCCGCGTCGAAAAGTGCCGAAGCTCAACCCCGCTAAGCCGGGGAAGGGTTCCAAGCCGGGACGGAAAACCCATTGAGTCTCCGCCCCTCGTTTTTTGTATGGATCGCGCCAACTCGCGCGTTGTTTGAGGATCTGCATTGATGGACACCTCCGTTACCCGCCCCGAACTGCTCCTGGTTGCGGACGCGGTTTCGCGTGAGAAAAACATCGACCGCGAGGAAGTGCTCGAGGCGATGGAGCAGGCGATCCAGAAGGCGGGTCGTGCGAAATACGGTCACGAAAAAGACATTCGTGCCACGATCGACCGCAAGACCGGTGAAGTGCGTCTCTCGCGCTGGACTGAAGCCGTGGAACTGGTCGAGAACGAAGACACGCAGATTCCGCTGCATATCGCACAGAAATTCAAACCCGAAATCAAATTGGGCGAGCATCTTGTCGATCCGCTGCCACCTATCGATTTCGGGCGTATTGCCGCGCAGACCGCCAAGCAGGTGATCGTGCAGCGCGTTCGCGAATATGAGCGCAAGCGCCAGTATGATGAGTTCAAGGACCGCGTGGGTGAGATCGTTAACGGCACGGTTAAGCGTACCGAATACGGTAACATGATGGTCGAGATCGGCCATGCCGAAGCGCTGCTGCGTCGTGATGAGTTGATCCCGCGCGAGTCGTTCCGCAATTCCGATCGCGTGCGCGCCTATATCTACGATGTGCGCGACGAGCCGCGCGGCCCCCAGATTTTCCTAAGCCGCACGCATCCCGCCTTCTTGGCGAAGCTGTTCGCGCAGGAAGTGCCCGAAATCTATGACGGCATCATCGAGATCAAAGCTGTTGCGCGTGATCCGGGTTCGCGCGCCAAAATGGCGGTGATTTCGAAGGATGCGTCCATCGATCCTGTCGGCGCGTGTGTTGGTATGCGTGGTTCGCGTGTTCAGGCGGTCGTGGCTGAACTTCAGGGCGAGAAGATCGACATTATCCCCTGGAGCCCGCAGGCGGCGACGTTCGTGGTCAACGCATTGGCGCCGGCTGAAGTCAGCAAAGTCGTGATGGATGAAGAGGCGGGACGTGTCGAAGTCGTGGTGCCGGACGAGCAATTGTCCCTGGCGATCGGACGTCGCGGACAAAACGTTCGGTTGGCCAGCCAACTCACCCGTTGGGATATCGATATTCTGACGGAAGCCGAGGAATCCGAGCGCCGCCAGGAAGAATTCCGCAAGCGCACTCAGCTCTTCGTCGATGCGCTCGATGTGGACGATGTGATTGCCAGTCTTTTGGTGACGGAAGGCTTCCACACGATTGAGGAACTCGCCTACGCTGATCCTGACGAACTGCACAACATCGAAGGTTTCGATGAAAGTGTGGCGGAAGAATTGATGCGTCGCGCCGAAGAATATCTCATGCGCAAAGAGCAGGAGCTGGATGACCAGCGCGTTGCCTTGGGCGTTGAGGATGCCATCGTGGATCTGGGCGTGTTCTCCAACAAAATGTTGGTGACGCTTGGTGAAAAGGGCGTGAAAACGCTCGACGATCTGGCGGATTTGGCTGGCGACGAACTTGTAGAAATCCTCGGTAGCGACAATATTGATGAGGACGCCGCTAACGAGATCATTATGGCGGCCCGTGCTCACTGGTTCGACGATGAGCCGAAGCAGGAAGGTGCGGACGATAAGGACGTAGGGGAGGCTTCCGACGTCTGATCACGAAAAAAGCCCCCCGATACCGGATGACGATGCGGAATTGTATGACGAACGCGAAAGCGGTTCGCTCAGACGTTGTATCGTTACCCGGGTTCAGGATTCGCCGGAACGCATGTTGCGTTTCGTGGTGTCTCCTGACGGAATGATTATTCCCGATTTGGCAGGAAAGTTGCCAGGTCGGGGAATTTGGTTGAGTGCGAAGCGGGATGTGCTAGAAACCGCCGTGACTCGCAATGTATTCGCCAAGGCGGCGCGACGTTCGGTTCAACTGCCGGATGATCTCGTATTGATTTTGGTTGAGGCGCTGAAGCGCCGGGTCGCGGATAGTCTGGGCCTTGCGCGCCGCGCAGGGCAGGCCATTTGTGGCTTTGTAAAATGTCGTGAGTGGATCGCCGCCGGAAAGGCCGGTTTGGTGGTGCAGGGTGCGGGCGGAAGCCCGGATGAGTTGCGGCGTCTGTTATCAGGAGCGCGAGAGCTTCCGGTAGCGACGCTTTCGTCCGAAATGCTGGCGACGGCGTTCGGGCGAGAGCATGCAGTCTATGCCGTGTTGGCGCCGGGTGCGCTGGCGCTGCGTCTGATGGCTGAGCATGAACGATTTTTGGGGCTGACCGAGGGGTCGGTTCCTGGACCGCGCGCGGTGCGGTCCGGACGGGAACAGGCAGGTATATGAGCGAAGGCAACGAACGGAACCAGGGCACGCAGGCTCAGGGCAGCCAGGACAAGGGCCAGAATGTCCAGAACCAAGGCGCTCAGGGTCAGGGTGACCAGGGCAAGGGGCGTTTATCCTTGCGTCCGGCCGGGCGCATGGAACTGGGTCGCACTGTCGACGCCGGATCGGTGCGGCAGAGCTTCAGTCATGGTCGTTCCAAAGTGGTGCAGGTTGAAGTGCGCAAGAAGCGTGGCCCTGCCAATTCTGGGCCTGAAGGGCGTGGGCCTTCAGGCGGTGGACGTGGTTCGCGTGGAGGCGGCGCAGGTGGGCGTGCGCTAACCGCTTCCGAACTGGCGACGCGTCAACGCGTGCTGGAAGAGCAGCGGCGCGAAGCGGCACGCCGCGAACAAGAAAAGATCAACATTCTCTCTGCGGCGGAAGAAGCGCGCCGTGCGGCTGAGGCTGCTGCGGAAGAAGAAGCGCAGCGCGCTGCGGCTGAGCGCCAGCAGGTGGAAGAAGAAACCCGCGCTGCCGAAGAAAACGAAAGGCAGGAAACTGCTCGCAAGGCGCGCGAACAGCGTGAGGCCGAGCGCGCCGCTGAAGAAGCGCGCCGTACGGCGCCGCTGGAACATGCGCCTACCGTTGCGACGGGCGGCGTGCAGTTGGCCGCGCCGATGGAGCGTCTGCGTCCGTTG from Kozakia baliensis encodes:
- a CDS encoding amino acid ABC transporter ATP-binding protein, translated to MSLSVARGELVAIIGPSGCGKSTFLRCLNLLEVPDAGTLRIEDVTVARDHRGGWSREDERQAHFLRAHVGMVFQSFNLFPHRTVLENVMLAPRTVKRIAAQEAERTARELLAKVGLSHVMERYPLTLSGGQQQRAAIARAMAMRPAVMLYDEPTSALDPELAEEVLQVMRALDDEGMTQIVVTHDMRFARAASDRVLYVEGGHIIEEGDPDLMFANPHDAKTRRFLRTLL
- a CDS encoding ABC transporter substrate-binding protein/permease — protein: MRWLLLLWLSVFAIPHAQAQEVLNWASDGEANVPYVFHDPVQQSRLEGFEYEIVQELGNRLHMTPHFIQNDWDGLVPGLQRGMYQMVIDGIEMTPEHREAVLFSRPYYVTGERIILRRDETGLDTVEALRGHTVGTIKDTLAERILSREPKIAIRSYEEETNAFSDLHNGRLDAILLDEPIAMYYGAITDELKLVGEPIGRTQYGIAFKPGNYALRDKVDRALTAMMADGTLQTILARWNLWTPEMAKMTGDFSKRDITPIEWNHYRQAMDRHGGWSIFWRYIGFLPLVLHGAWMTLAVSALAMVLAVGLGLLLALARHYGPKALGLLAGVYIEIVRGTPLLIQVLFIFYGLPALGIRLSPFVAGVLALGLNYAAYEAENYRAGLLSVPRGQMEAAIALNMTHAQALRLIIVPQAFRTVVPVMTNDFISLLKDSSLVSVITLTELSQTYVRLSSTYYDYIGTGLIIGAAYLLLGLPFVRLARYAERRLGRGMTRTGHH
- the rimP gene encoding ribosome maturation factor RimP produces the protein MDTDILHLNALEARIVAQIEPSLVDLGYDLVRLSVLGRETPTIQIMADRADGSLISVEDCEQISHAVGAILDVDDPIPGAWTLEVSSAGIDRPLTRAKDWERFAGHLAKAEVDLPISGRKRFSGIVLGLRDGAALMRLDDGGEVSLPLTEVRKARLVLTDALIEASAAMMGIAGETEEEEQPAPRRKVPKLNPAKPGKGSKPGRKTH
- the acnA gene encoding aconitate hydratase AcnA, yielding MRAVGRDSLGALRDLKVDGRWYRMFSLSEASKRLGDVTRLPVSLKVLLENVLRFEDGTSYRPEDAQAIVDWLPQGHSTQEVPFKPARILMQDFTGVPAVVDLAAMRDGIIDLGGDPERVNPLVLVDLVIDHSVMVDVAGTKDALERNVEIEFERNGERYAFLRWGQGAFENFRVVPPGAGICHQVNLEYLAQAVWTAHVGGHDYAYPDTLYGTDSHTTMVNGMGVLGWGVGGIEAEAAMLGQPIAMLIPDVIGVRLEGKLPEGATATDLVLTITQMLRAEGVVGKFVEFFGPALDHLPVADRATIANMAPEYGATCGFFPVDQLTLNYLHQTGRDEHRIRLTEAYLRAQGMFRTAEAPEPVFSKVLSLDLSSIVPSLAGPKRPQDRVALTDATTAFERALTDGLGVKPEDKDKRAAVAGADYRIGHGDVVIAAITSCTNTSNPAVLVAAGLVARKARALGLKPKPWVKTSLAPGSQVVTDYLDRAGLSADLDALGFETVGYGCTTCIGNSGPLPQPLVDAIEGNSLVATSVLSGNRNFEGRISPNVRANYLASPPLVVAYALLGTLRQDITTAPLGQTPEGRDVFLRDIWPSNHEIAELVGSSLTRESFLERYGNITRGTKQWQALAVADEARTFDWSPNSTYIQKPPYFDGLTKEPGETGDIENARILALLGDNITTDHISPAGAIKPSSPAGEYLSEHQVAVKDFNSYGSRRGNDRVMVRGTFANIRIRNEMLPGVEGGMSKHLPDGQVASIYDVAHRYQEEGVPLVVIGGREYGMGSSRDWAAKGTRLLGIKAVIAESFERIHRSNLVGMGVLPLTFPEGVNRQTLKLNGTETITLSGLEKITPRMRVPVTIERINGDRETLHLICRIDTLDEVAYYRHGGILPYVLRGMTKTD
- a CDS encoding AAA family ATPase — encoded protein: MKALLPMLNRLMPVMMVVFLVLASLQAALALHLSFGAIEHFLQWAEASYLPLAGIGALLTVSGLLFETRAEKLARKGLRRRKGFIMDVLARLTNRNALEELMAREQKENVIDADELAASLRARVIGQDQVCEDIAQQMRRRLALQVRGKPVGIFLFAGPPGTGKTYLAKQIARQMDRPLLHFDMTQMSSPHAATQLFGSPKGYVGSDTFGKLTGGLQEKPDAVVLLDEIEKAHPDVFKKFLTAWNDGHITEASTGTQVSTTRAIFMLTSNIATDELTEIADRLADDPDRMRAESTEALRKAGFAPEVLNRLDRIFVFRRLLGLDLARVAALEIETMIDSYGLRVEPGGIDPALLFQVMQRQQKLGAGASARDLVRSIEDMVSESLITARQNGGKMVRLVSGEGGVTAEVANDTESMRARMSR
- the ccmA gene encoding heme ABC exporter ATP-binding protein CcmA: MVNAPLRPNARLQIRDISVIRGERLVLDGVAFDLHNGEAMLLTGPNGAGKSTLLRTLAGLRQPDSGEILWDGQPVSQDRTAHALRLAYLGHQDALKPGLSLVENLAITARLGGTDLEEALERVDLLPLAELPARLLSAGQKRRAAIARVLLQAAPLWLLDEPSLGLDAAAIERLGIILAQHRAAGGMILATTHVDLPLPNPRHLTLPALETEIML
- the nusA gene encoding transcription termination factor NusA, which codes for MDTSVTRPELLLVADAVSREKNIDREEVLEAMEQAIQKAGRAKYGHEKDIRATIDRKTGEVRLSRWTEAVELVENEDTQIPLHIAQKFKPEIKLGEHLVDPLPPIDFGRIAAQTAKQVIVQRVREYERKRQYDEFKDRVGEIVNGTVKRTEYGNMMVEIGHAEALLRRDELIPRESFRNSDRVRAYIYDVRDEPRGPQIFLSRTHPAFLAKLFAQEVPEIYDGIIEIKAVARDPGSRAKMAVISKDASIDPVGACVGMRGSRVQAVVAELQGEKIDIIPWSPQAATFVVNALAPAEVSKVVMDEEAGRVEVVVPDEQLSLAIGRRGQNVRLASQLTRWDIDILTEAEESERRQEEFRKRTQLFVDALDVDDVIASLLVTEGFHTIEELAYADPDELHNIEGFDESVAEELMRRAEEYLMRKEQELDDQRVALGVEDAIVDLGVFSNKMLVTLGEKGVKTLDDLADLAGDELVEILGSDNIDEDAANEIIMAARAHWFDDEPKQEGADDKDVGEASDV